A window from Leptothermofonsia sichuanensis E412 encodes these proteins:
- a CDS encoding CHAT domain-containing protein — translation MTWLLRWQDQEEIPTTSDDAMRQLLLGHRHCLVALADRDLLTVGDIYVLDPSLQTCQLVSLASCETVIAGDQTIITEYVGIVRAFLSHKVSYVLSDPMIHCISPT, via the coding sequence ATGACATGGCTATTGCGCTGGCAAGACCAGGAAGAAATCCCCACCACTAGCGACGATGCCATGCGGCAACTGCTTCTCGGACACCGCCATTGTCTAGTGGCACTGGCGGATAGAGATTTACTGACAGTGGGAGATATTTATGTTCTTGACCCATCCCTCCAGACTTGCCAACTGGTCAGTCTTGCCAGTTGTGAAACGGTGATCGCAGGTGACCAAACTATCATCACCGAATACGTGGGGATTGTCCGTGCTTTCTTATCTCACAAAGTTTCCTACGTTCTCAGCGATCCGATGATTCATTGCATTTCTCCTACTTAA
- a CDS encoding dihydroorotate dehydrogenase-like protein produces the protein MDLTTTYMGLRLRSPLVPAASPLSEDIDNIKRMEDAGAAAVVMHSLFEEQLRLERYELHHHLTYGTESFPEALTYFPELSNFRIDAETYLDHIQRAKQQVKIPIIASLNGASVGGWTSYAGQIEQAGADALELNVYYVPTDASLTGTQIEQTYLDILQAVKTAVTIPVAIKLSPYFTNMAYMAQRLDRAGANALVLFNRFYQPDINLDTLTVEPNVLLSTPQAMRLPLRWIAILYGHLNASLAATSGIHTGQDVLKMLMAGASVTMLCSVLLRHGIRHIQTIEQDMCHWMETHEYESVQQLQGSMSQRHCPNPTAFERAQYMRSLQTYQ, from the coding sequence ATGGATTTAACGACAACCTATATGGGACTGAGGCTGCGATCGCCCCTGGTTCCTGCTGCATCCCCACTTTCAGAAGATATCGACAACATCAAACGTATGGAAGATGCAGGGGCGGCAGCGGTTGTCATGCATTCCCTGTTTGAAGAGCAGTTGCGGTTAGAGCGTTATGAATTGCACCATCATTTAACCTATGGGACGGAGAGTTTTCCCGAAGCACTCACCTATTTCCCTGAGTTAAGTAACTTTCGGATTGATGCAGAAACCTATCTCGACCACATTCAGCGTGCCAAGCAACAGGTGAAAATCCCAATTATTGCGAGTTTGAATGGGGCATCAGTCGGTGGATGGACGAGCTACGCCGGGCAAATTGAGCAGGCAGGAGCCGATGCCCTGGAACTGAATGTGTACTATGTGCCAACTGATGCCAGTTTGACTGGAACTCAGATTGAGCAAACCTATCTCGACATTCTTCAGGCTGTAAAAACAGCAGTTACCATTCCAGTGGCGATTAAGCTCAGCCCTTACTTCACCAACATGGCATACATGGCACAGCGTCTGGATCGGGCGGGAGCAAATGCCTTAGTGTTGTTTAACCGTTTCTATCAGCCAGACATTAACCTGGATACGCTGACCGTAGAACCCAATGTGCTGCTGAGTACACCCCAGGCAATGCGGTTGCCCCTGCGCTGGATTGCCATTCTTTACGGTCACCTCAATGCCAGCTTGGCCGCTACCAGTGGCATTCACACAGGACAGGATGTGCTGAAAATGTTGATGGCAGGCGCCAGCGTAACCATGCTGTGCTCAGTGTTGTTGCGCCACGGCATCCGCCATATCCAGACGATTGAGCAGGATATGTGCCATTGGATGGAAACCCATGAGTATGAGTCAGTCCAGCAACTGCAAGGAAGTATGAGCCAGAGACATTGTCCAAATCCCACTGCCTTTGAACGCGCTCAGTATATGCGATCGCTCCAGACCTACCAATGA